The Shewanella zhangzhouensis genome has a window encoding:
- a CDS encoding endonuclease/exonuclease/phosphatase family protein: MAKADKDGVAGLGKLARVDIATLNLFNFLAPPAAAYEFDRIYTRAQWQKKCDWLRHCVANLEADIIGFQEVFSVDELKALMQELGYPHFAVVDTPNCEDYVCRSPVVAIASRLPLAEVAAVEPEPAALAAMDLKADFRFGRRVLRATVSLADWGMLDIYVLHFKSQRPLFEPEALGGMKAAPRLLAHRALGSFASSARRGFEAMLLYQALINRRDETANPMVVMGDFNSGLDAAEFRGFWLGADAIHGNDRQVAGLGGLSEQAFANAIGHFTLKDASVLFLEGQLFDRQSGGHHGADSTEDLSWARRPTHYLGSRGSLLDHILLSQDFDGALAPARGRVCHFSVFDEHLRSPVYERDSESSDHAALVVGLELL, translated from the coding sequence GTGGCTAAAGCAGACAAGGACGGGGTGGCCGGTTTGGGTAAATTGGCCAGGGTGGATATTGCCACCCTCAACCTGTTTAACTTTTTGGCGCCCCCCGCTGCCGCCTATGAGTTTGATCGCATCTACACCAGGGCCCAGTGGCAGAAAAAATGCGACTGGCTGCGCCACTGCGTGGCCAATCTCGAGGCCGATATCATAGGGTTTCAGGAGGTGTTCAGCGTCGATGAACTTAAGGCCTTGATGCAGGAGCTGGGCTACCCGCACTTTGCCGTGGTCGATACCCCAAACTGTGAAGATTATGTCTGCCGCTCTCCTGTGGTAGCCATTGCCAGCCGTTTGCCGCTGGCAGAGGTGGCGGCGGTGGAGCCCGAACCTGCCGCCCTTGCCGCCATGGACCTTAAGGCGGATTTTCGCTTTGGCCGCAGGGTGCTCAGAGCCACAGTCAGCCTTGCTGATTGGGGCATGCTGGATATCTATGTGCTGCACTTTAAATCCCAGCGACCACTGTTTGAGCCAGAGGCTTTGGGTGGTATGAAGGCCGCGCCAAGGCTCCTGGCCCACCGGGCACTCGGCAGTTTTGCCAGCAGCGCCCGCCGCGGCTTTGAGGCCATGCTCCTGTATCAGGCGCTCATCAATCGGCGGGATGAGACTGCCAATCCCATGGTGGTCATGGGCGACTTTAACAGCGGATTGGATGCCGCCGAGTTTCGCGGTTTCTGGCTGGGGGCCGATGCCATTCATGGCAACGACAGACAAGTGGCGGGCCTGGGGGGCTTGAGCGAACAGGCCTTTGCCAACGCCATCGGCCACTTTACTCTTAAAGATGCCTCGGTGCTGTTTCTGGAGGGCCAGCTGTTTGACCGGCAAAGTGGCGGCCACCACGGAGCTGACTCAACGGAAGATTTAAGCTGGGCAAGGCGACCGACCCATTATCTGGGCTCCCGCGGCAGCCTGCTGGACCATATCCTTCTGAGTCAGGATTTTGATGGGGCATTGGCCCCAGCCCGTGGCCGGGTATGCCATTTCTCGGTCTTCGATGAGCACCTTAGAAGCCCCGTGTATGAACGTGACAGTGAAAGCTCAGATCATGCGGCTCTGGTAGTCGGGCTGGAACTTCTATAG